Genomic DNA from Shouchella patagoniensis:
ACACATATTGCTTATACACTTGTTCAGCATCTTCATAGGAAGCAAATACAGCATCATCATCCTCCAATGTATGATAATAATCATACACAACTACGCTTGCTCCAAGAGCATCTACCGATATATACCCTTCTTGAATCGTGGCGACAGTTGGCGTATGGGGATTGCTGTAAATAATATAGACGGTTTGACCATCCGCTAACTCACTTATTTGTAGCATCCTATCTCCTCCTTTATGGGAGTAGTATGAACGCAAGTTTTGCCTTCTATGCTTGAATAACCGATACTGCTGCTCCATTTAATGCTGGTTTTAACACTACAACCTCATTACCAGGAAATGCCTCCTGTAAGCGACGCGCGAAAGATCCTCCTTTTTGTTTTTCCGTATAACAGAGAATGATTGGTCCTGCGCCACTTAATGCCGCCCCATAAACATCTACATCGGCCTTTGCAAATTCACATATTTTTGTCATATGGGGAATTAATTCTTGTCGATAAGGCTGATGAAACAAATCCTCCATCATCATCTTTCCAGCAAGCTCCCAATTATTTGTTACTAGGGCTCCTGCCATAACATTTGCAATTGCACTTGCACGAACGGCTTCGGTAAAAGCAATTTTTTCAGGTAACACACCACGAGCTTTTTTTGTCGCAAGAGTACGCCCTGGAATAAATGCTACAAGTTCAACTTCAGGTGCTTCCACATGTAAGATGTCAGTCGCATCTGCTCGATGCGCACCAATTACTAGTCCACCATAAATTGAAGCAGCTACATTATCTGGATGTCCTTCAAACATTGTTGCAAGCCGGGCTTTTTTTTTCTTAGATACTGGGTTAGTTGAGAAATTACAAGTAAGCTCAATACCAGCAACTGTCGCCGCCGCACTAGACCCAAATCCCTTTGAAAGAGGAATGCCATTATCCATCGTAACTTTGCATGGAGGCAAATCAACACCTAATTGATTTGCTGCAAACATTGCAGCCTCCGTAATTAAATTACTAGAGCCAATCTTTTCTAAGCCTGGCGACTGACACTCAAACAACCAATTGGAAGCTTGCTCCACGTCAAGGTGCAAGTAACGGTCTATTGCTAAGCCAATTGAATCAAATCCTGGTCCTAAGTTTGCTGTACTTGCGGGTACTGTAATGGAAAACATCATGATACCTCTGCTTTCTCTTTTAGCAAGTATGCTGCTAAAGCTTCTTTTGTATCGTCAATGGAAATTGTTTCTACTTGCGAAACATCCATCGCCGTTGTTGGATCTTTTAGTCCATTTCCTGTTAATACCGCAACAACTTTTGCGCCTTTCTTAATTTTACCTACTTCCACATGTTTTTTTACGCCAGCTAGTGAAGCACAAGAACCCGGCTCTGCAAAAATTCCTTCTTTAAGAGCGATTTCTCGATATGCTGCAATAATCTCTTTGTCGCTTACAGCATCAATTTCTCCTTCTGATTCATTAGCCGCTTCAACAGCTAAGTTCCAGCTTGCTGGATTACCGATGCGAATGGCTGTTGCAATTGTCTCTGGAGACTCAATCACTTTGTTTTGAACAATTGCTGCAGCTCCTTCGGCTTCGAAACCATGCATGCGCGGTAACCCCGTTTTGTATGTTTGATTATATTCTTTAAACCCCATCCAGTAAGCAGAAATATTACCAGCATTTCCAACTGGAATCGCTAAAACATCAGGAGCTTCTCCAAGTGCATCGCATACTTCAAAAGCAGCTGTTTTTTGCCCTTGCAAGCGATATGGGTTAACAGAATTAACAAGTGACACAGCTTCCGTTTCGCTTATTTCTCGTACTAAGGAAAGGGCCTTATCAAAATTGCCTTCTATTTCGATAATTTCCGCGCCATACATCGCAGCCTGAGCGACCTTCCCAAGTGCAATCTTTCCTTTTGGGACAACAACAATTGACCTTAAGCCAGCTCTTGCTCCATAGGCCGCAGCTGCAGCTGATGTATTGCCAGTCGAAGCACATATAATCGCCTCTGCCCCGTCTTCTTTCGCTTTTGCAACGGCAAGCACCATTCCTCGATCTTTAAAAGAACCGGTCGGATTTGCGCCTTCATATTTAATAAAAAGTTCAATACCCCATTCTTTTGACAATTGCTCTAACTTTATAAATGGAGTATTTCCTTCACCGAGAGTTAGTGCTGGTGTGTTTTCTGTTATTGGTAGAAACTCCGCGTACTCGTTTATTAACCCTTTCCATGCTGCCATTATGCATTACCTCCTTCAACTCGATACGAACTTGCAACTCGTTCAATTACGTCCATAGTTTCTAACTCATTTATAAGTTGTTTGTATACAGCACGACTCGTAAGATGGGTGATAATAACCACTTCTGCGAGCATTTTATTTTCCAAAGGTAATTGAATCAATTTTTCAAAGCTAACATCATGATTTGCAAAAAGAGAGGTAACCCTCGCAAATGTGCCTGTCCGATCTTCAACATGTAGTCGAATAAAAAATTGCGACTGCATTTCTTCTTCTGTTTTTAATGTGGCTGGATAAAGTGGTAAATGTTGAGCAAAACCATTCACTTTGCGCTTAACATTCTTTGTGATTGAAACAAGATCGCTTACAACAGCTGTCGCTGTAGGCAGCGATCCCGCTCCAGGGCCATAAAACATTGTCTCTCCAACAGCTTCACCATGAACAAATACAGCATTGTATTCGTTTTGGACATTAGCTAATGGATGACTAGAAGGTAAGAGCGTTGGCTCGACACTCACTTCTAAACGTCCTTCATCACGTTGGGCAATTCCAATCAACTTCATCGTGTATCCAAGCTGCTCACAAAACTCAAGATCAACCCCGGAGATACCCGAAATTCCTTTAACTGCTACATCAGCCAATTGCACAGGTGCAGAAAATCCAAGTGTCGCTAGGATCGCCATTTTTCTTGCTGCATCAAGTCCCTCCACATCTGCGGTAGGATCGGATTCTGCAAACCCTAAGCGCTGCGCTTCTTTTAGTACATCTGTATAAGCAAGTTTCTCTTTACTCATTTTCGTTAATATATAATTGGTTGTACCATTTACTATTCCCATCATTTTCGTAATGCGATCAGCTGCTAATCCTTCCGTAATCGTGCGAAGAATTGGAATACCCCCTGCGACACTTGCCTCATAATAAACATCGCATCCATGTTCTGCCGCTTGTTGAAGGAGAGAAGAACCATACTCTGCCATTAAGTCCTTATTTGCAGTCACTATATGTTTTTTATGGCTGAGCGCTTTCTCTAATAAAAGCTTTGTCTCTTCAATTCCACCCATCACTTCTATAATGATGTCTATTTCAGGATCTTCTATTACATCAGCTGGATCAGCGGTCAATTGAATACGCTCGTTCCACTCACCTCGTTCTTTTTGTAAATCTTTAACAAGCGCGCTCTTAATAGAAATAGGACCGCCTACTTGATGCTCAAGTTCATTTTGATGACGCGATACGATCTCTGCGACTCCTCTACCCACGGTTCCAAATCCTAAGAGACCGACTTGAATGACTCTTCTCTCCACGAACTCCACTCCCTAATGTCCATTTAAAAAATACATTTGTTTTCTTATAAAGGACATTATAGTGTTTATTCTCTGTTTATTCAAGCTTTCTTTTAAAGTTTTTGTCCTGGTAACCAATCTAAGGCTGGGATTGCTTGATATCTACTTAGCTTAGCTTCTTCAGCAAAGTTGCTTAAGAAATCTACATTTGATTTTTCATTATCTAAGAACGTTTGAAAATCCGTCGCTCGTTCTCGCTTTTGATTTGGTATTTGGGCGCGATAATAGTTTTCAATTGTTTCAAAATAATGAAGAGGAAAAAGCAAGCGAGAAAACATTAGTTGCCATGAATAGGGAGATAATGTTTGCAATTCTTCGTATCCACCTAGAAAAGAAAGAATTTCTTCATTACCTCTCGGATCATCTCGTTTATCTCGTACCCATTCAGCTAAGTCGCGAGCTCGATGATCGAATAAAAAAGTTGTTGGTGGTTTTACTATTTGCCCATTTTCCGATAAGCGCAACCAACTACTTTCATTAAAACGGCGATGACAAATCGTCCCTACATCTGTTGCTTCCATCGGAACATCTAAGCGGGTATCAACAGCATATTGGATTGCATTTTCGGTTAACCCCATAAAATACGGAT
This window encodes:
- a CDS encoding transcriptional regulator SplA domain-containing protein, with amino-acid sequence MLQISELADGQTVYIIYSNPHTPTVATIQEGYISVDALGASVVVYDYYHTLEDDDAVFASYEDAEQVYKQYVL
- the thrB gene encoding homoserine kinase; protein product: MFSITVPASTANLGPGFDSIGLAIDRYLHLDVEQASNWLFECQSPGLEKIGSSNLITEAAMFAANQLGVDLPPCKVTMDNGIPLSKGFGSSAAATVAGIELTCNFSTNPVSKKKKARLATMFEGHPDNVAASIYGGLVIGAHRADATDILHVEAPEVELVAFIPGRTLATKKARGVLPEKIAFTEAVRASAIANVMAGALVTNNWELAGKMMMEDLFHQPYRQELIPHMTKICEFAKADVDVYGAALSGAGPIILCYTEKQKGGSFARRLQEAFPGNEVVVLKPALNGAAVSVIQA
- the thrC gene encoding threonine synthase, with product MAAWKGLINEYAEFLPITENTPALTLGEGNTPFIKLEQLSKEWGIELFIKYEGANPTGSFKDRGMVLAVAKAKEDGAEAIICASTGNTSAAAAAYGARAGLRSIVVVPKGKIALGKVAQAAMYGAEIIEIEGNFDKALSLVREISETEAVSLVNSVNPYRLQGQKTAAFEVCDALGEAPDVLAIPVGNAGNISAYWMGFKEYNQTYKTGLPRMHGFEAEGAAAIVQNKVIESPETIATAIRIGNPASWNLAVEAANESEGEIDAVSDKEIIAAYREIALKEGIFAEPGSCASLAGVKKHVEVGKIKKGAKVVAVLTGNGLKDPTTAMDVSQVETISIDDTKEALAAYLLKEKAEVS
- a CDS encoding homoserine dehydrogenase, with the translated sequence MERRVIQVGLLGFGTVGRGVAEIVSRHQNELEHQVGGPISIKSALVKDLQKERGEWNERIQLTADPADVIEDPEIDIIIEVMGGIEETKLLLEKALSHKKHIVTANKDLMAEYGSSLLQQAAEHGCDVYYEASVAGGIPILRTITEGLAADRITKMMGIVNGTTNYILTKMSKEKLAYTDVLKEAQRLGFAESDPTADVEGLDAARKMAILATLGFSAPVQLADVAVKGISGISGVDLEFCEQLGYTMKLIGIAQRDEGRLEVSVEPTLLPSSHPLANVQNEYNAVFVHGEAVGETMFYGPGAGSLPTATAVVSDLVSITKNVKRKVNGFAQHLPLYPATLKTEEEMQSQFFIRLHVEDRTGTFARVTSLFANHDVSFEKLIQLPLENKMLAEVVIITHLTSRAVYKQLINELETMDVIERVASSYRVEGGNA
- the yutH gene encoding spore coat putative kinase YutH gives rise to the protein MLERNLYDQYKLYCEERFSIGPYECIRANNQAYIILPKDELQSEEQQMIAFSTYMRTAGDESVLELVPSRSNQPSALIDGMEVYLFKLPDWGDDRGVRIQSTWDLGGQLHAWHAAGQQGQANWDNAVLGQWPTLWATRLEQLEDWYQSIFSQGPKTLTDEAFLYTYPYFMGLTENAIQYAVDTRLDVPMEATDVGTICHRRFNESSWLRLSENGQIVKPPTTFLFDHRARDLAEWVRDKRDDPRGNEEILSFLGGYEELQTLSPYSWQLMFSRLLFPLHYFETIENYYRAQIPNQKRERATDFQTFLDNEKSNVDFLSNFAEEAKLSRYQAIPALDWLPGQKL